AAAGTTACTAGAAACGACACGAGAAAGATCAACCATCCAAAGTGATGATTGAAAAAGGAAGCAATTTGGAATGCGGAGGAGCGGGTTGAAAGAATGCAATATAATGTGCATGTCAGAATTTCATATGTTGTGGTATAATATTGCTGGTTACTTTCTTCTACTCGTGCTACAGTATTATACTTTATGATACATATAACAATCACGCCTTGTTCAAAgtacaaggaaaataaaaaagacCAAGCTAGTGTCTTTGTTCAGCCTTTTATCTGTCacagaaaaagagagagagaggacGGAAAATTATTATCGAAAGTAAACAAAACCACTGTCCATTATTTGCGAGAATATCGAAGCCCTGCCAACTAGTTCGTGGGCATGCAAAAATGGTCGGATCATTAAATTAAATGGCCACCAAAAAAAATTGAGTTTTTCACAAAGGACTCTTTGTATCTATTTTGCAAGCAATAAAAAATGCAAGGAAATGTTGAAATAGGTGAAGGAAAGGTATCGATAAACAATACAATAAGAAAAATATCTATTTGATTATAAAATTCAAAAGCAAGTAGATTTAAAGTCAAAATGGCTCTAATCAGCATTACTTTCATCTCTCATTTTCAAAAaacaagaaaagggaaaaagtaaGGTTGAAATTTTCTTGATAAAATGGTATCCAAAGTAAAGTGCGCTCTTCGATAAATCATACTACTAGTAGTTATCTTTCAAACTATTTGAGCCCCTTCTAAATTGAAAACCAAAGGAACATTCTTATGTTAAAAGTACACCACTTATATGTTTTAAGTTTAGACGAGCCAAAATCCAATATTAAGGacagaaaaaaagaaaagcattACACGTTGTCTGCAACTGACAACTCAGTGCATAACAGTCACCATTCAccaatttatttattattgatcTGCCTATACCAACCTGCATTGAATAAAATTACTAGatgatatataaatatttattttcatttGTATGATTATATAAAGGCATACGACAACATCAATGAGAGGTTTTCTCAGTTCTAATACCACTGGCAATGCCTGCCATTTTTATCACCCATCTTTTTCATTCTGCAGTATATGATCAGATGATGGACcattatatttttttcatttactAGCATAGACTAACAAAAAAAgcatcaaataaataaattaaaaaaggaaattaAACGAATTAATTAACTTACCCATATGGTGAATATATCATAGGAGTTGCAGGTGGTGGAGGGAGTGGCAATGGTGGTGGTGGTGCTGGTGCTGCCACCCCACTATAAGATGATGATGTTGGTCCTTGTGGTATTCCTCCTCCTTGATAAGGATTCCCTCCTTGTCCCCTACCTATCATAATTAACACATTTTAAGGTTATTTATTATTTCATCTAAAATATATTATGATAAAAATGTGGTGGTTCTTTTATCGAGAAATAAAGTTTGACTAGTCAAATAAACAATCAAACAGAAAAGTTGAGTACCTCGAGGTGGTGAAGGACGAGGCCGTCCAAGAGAAGCAATGTTACAGTTTGCTCTCCTCCCATCAATTACTGGGTTTGGATTCTCACATGCTCTTCTTGCTGATTCTGGATCACGATAAGTTACCTGTGTCCGTCCACACAAAACCATACATTATATTGATCAGCAAATGATCGACTAATTAAATCAAAAAATGTGAGAAACAATAGAACTTACGAAACCATAGCCTTTAGATTTGCCAGTGTTCTTGTCAGCAATGATGACAGCTTCAAGAATCTCTCCAAATTGCTCGAAATAACGTCGCATTATATCAGTTGGTGTTTCCCAAGCCAGACCACCAACAAAGACTTTTGTGTAAGTTGTATCCCCAAAGGGTGATCGATAATGCTGATAAGCCATTGCATATATCTAAAACTTCAACTGCATAAAAATGTAAGGTTGTTTTTGACTTGTCCCTTAAGCAAAGAAAATATGAATTAGCATTGAATATTTATTCACAATATCGAATGGCTATTGGCTAGGGCGTTCCGTTGTTAACAATGGCATAACTCCTGTACCACCTTCTTCTTTCTCTTGTAATGTGTTTTTTACTTTGCTagctttttctctctctttctctctgaATCTTGCAGCAGAAAAGGATCATGGAGAGAGAAATAAAAGGGTAGGAACAAATATAGCTTAGTGATGTTTATAGCTATTGTTTTGGCTAATATGTTtaacaaataaaagtgaaataaaaatgTTATAAGAGGAGAGAGGGATTCGACAGCTGCAAACTCTCAAGGCAGAGGGGAGAGAGGGGCCTTAGAGCTAcaatttaaagtttatgggttccgAATTTGTTATTATGGCGAAACTCATTTTATTTATTAGATTTACAGtcaaatatttatacattattaatGAATTTTCTTATATAAATACAAGATCGAATAAAAATTACTGGATTCGTCCGAACTCGAACTTTATGCCCTAagaggggtggggtgggggtaaTGGCTTTGGGTAGCGAATGACAGCTGCGAGACTAGAAGCACTTGACTCTGTCCTCTCTGTCGTAGCATTAAAATACCCTCCCCTTCCTATCAATAGTCTTCGTGTTCTTTCTCATCTCTAGTTGTCTTTGCGTTCTCTTCTTGCTGTTTTCTTTTGCATAATTTGGCCTGTCTTAACTCTTAACTCTTTCCAACTTATCattcctttcatttctttttacATTATTGTATTATGTAATTATTGTTCTTATTCCATTTTATAATCAAGATTTTGTTGAATATATAGGAGTAGTAATATTATTTTAGTTTGTATAGCATATGTTTGTGGAATTTTGATGATAATGGGGGTCCACAATTTTTAGGATTGTATAAAACTTTTAGTATCATTATTGATGACGTTGTACTAGTTGCAAGACCAGTTGGGAGAATCGTATTCCCTCATTTGGTTAAACCCTAACGACCACCCACATCTAGTTTTTATTGTGCACTAACCAAACTAAGGCCTTCACACTCAATGGTCCACCTTACCCAGCATTTACCGTGATTGTGGTTTATAACATGGTTATTTTGAGCCATTTTGCCCTTTTCGCTTCcccttttgtttttgtgtttaatATTAATTCTTTTCGTTTTAGATATTAGCACGCAAGTCATTTGTTTGGCAAAACTCAAAAGGTTCTAATTTACCCTTGAAATATTTGTCTTACATTTGCCCGCCATTAACGCACCTAGCGGTTCATGAAAGTCTCCACCCTTACTATCTCGGCTCTACATTCGCTGTGGTGGCACCACATAAACATACAACAGATTCTAAATTTACCCCTAATATACTACATAATGGTTTATGTATCCTCTGCAATAATATTAGCAGCCCTTGAACATTGAAAAGGTTTAATGAACAATTGAAAAAAGTTCAAATATAACCCTATTATGCATGATATTTATCGTCAGATTAAATTTTTAGCCATGAAAAAGTATCAACGGGAGAGACATATTTAAGACGAAAAATAAGGAGGAGTctaacgggagtacacaaaaccacaaaggttttagtttgcagaataataagaataacacaaatacagaattaaatattaaattccttaagattgttagtcccgccaatattgctgtatttgtaaataataattctgcaaaatataagttatcgtaatgaaacagtaattaattcgagcccactgaattcacagtgtttccttaaggaatttaatcccctcctagtacccaaggttatggattatttcctcccaggatagaacgaataacacactggtgtagcggtacttcaaaccccagtgtttcagcgaacacaaagttcggtagcaaatcacacttacagttgctttgtttgaagttaaaacaatgcagaacaaaggagtagaaactcagaaaatcgtatggaaatgctgagaggaaggagtgcaatatatagccaaatctgttgagcgattttcagtttgttgttcttgtgtgttgtgtgtgtctttcttcaacagctgctgcacatatatatagcagccagtgttgaagaagaacaatcgtccatcctccatggtggagcaagcattagcttatttgtggagcaagcacaatcatggtgggaagagcattaggcggctgccttatggtcaatacacggattgaaaaatatctgttacaaatgcggataatcttacgttaatatatactattaacaaataaatttggtccaaaaaatcaatcaatcaatcgatcatttgaccaaatccaaatccaaatccaaatccgaagccgaagccgaagccgtagccgtagccgaagccgagccgagtgagcgacgacgacgacggcgcgaggcttgctttcttcttaactctttaagagctacaagaagagcaattatatatatatccaccaaaaatctcttcctcttccaatatgggacaatgtctcattgtcaagagggaaaaacttaaaattttactcaaaaattttatttttcctccatttcccattcacccctcattttaagactatttcatcttaaaacaaaaacctcaacaatcccccacatgaatagggaatggctatatcacggaagtatgcatgaaaaaactgtgtgatttacaagcaaggattaatcgcatctggataagtaggtttccctttgaactttccgtagtaaacttatgtcggatatactcggtcaatcagtagatttgatatctttgaaccgtcgatctttggtgtatacctagacaaccataagtcacacaatcaacccttaacagtctttggttctcattgttgtgttcgtttcagctatgaacaccgcctggtttcataagtgcgtagagaactggccttacaaagttctccttgaagcggctaacacttcacacttacataggtgatttctaaatgtgtcatcctgtagatacactatttgatataccccgtatcaaatttagaaatcattgaAAAGCCTTAATgcgttatccttggtactgaacattgtcttatcacgagaacggacttaaattttatttgacaatgttgaaccgtcattaatgactttgtttgatctccttgaacctagatcttgggatctccagtcttctaggtagagttaccgccacaatgacttgttctcggccatagccccatttcccttgatgatttctcaactacctctctagttaggccttttgtaagtggatccgatacattatcacttgactttacatagtcaatcgtgataattcctctagagagtaattgcctaacagttttatgtcttcatcgtatatgacgagatttaccgttatacatgatgctcccagcccttccaattgccgcttgactttcacaatgtatgcatattggtgccaacgatttgggccaaaatggaatatcttccaagaaatttcggagccattcagcttcttcaccggctttatataaggctatgaattcagcctccattgtagagcgggcaatacatgtttgtttggacgacttccaagataccgctcctccaccaatagtgaatacatatccacttgtggacttagaatcagttgaaccggtgatccaatttgcatcacagtatccctcaatcaccgcagggaaattactgtagtgcaattcaaagttctgggtatgttctaaatatcccaaaactcgtttcattgccatccaatgagattggcctggattgctcgtatatcgactcagtttacttatagcacaagctatatctggtcatgtacaattcatgatatacattaagcatcccaacacacgagcataatccaattgtgatatgctttggcctttattctttgctaatgcaagattcacgtcaattggagtctttgcaactttaaagcccaagtgcttgaatttttcaagtactgtcttaatataatgagattgtgacaatgccagaccttgaggagtcttatggatcttaattcctagaattaaatcagcaactcccaagtctttcatatcaaacttgctattgagcatacgcttagtagtatttatgttggcaatgtcattactcattatcagcatatcatccatatataggcaaacaatgactatgtgatttggaacatttttaatgtacacacatttatcacattcatttatcttaaaaccatttgacaacattgtttggtcaaatttcgcatgccattgtttgggtgcttgttttagtccgtaaagagacttaacaagtctacataccttcttttctttacctggaaccacaaacccttcaggttgttctatgtaaatttcttcctccaactctccatttaagaaggccgtcttaacatccatttgataaatttcaagaccatacactgcagctaatgctact
The nucleotide sequence above comes from Nicotiana tabacum cultivar K326 chromosome 12, ASM71507v2, whole genome shotgun sequence. Encoded proteins:
- the LOC107775859 gene encoding uncharacterized protein LOC107775859, whose protein sequence is MAYQHYRSPFGDTTYTKVFVGGLAWETPTDIMRRYFEQFGEILEAVIIADKNTGKSKGYGFVTYRDPESARRACENPNPVIDGRRANCNIASLGRPRPSPPRGRGQGGNPYQGGGIPQGPTSSSYSGVAAPAPPPPLPLPPPPATPMIYSPYGYATYPPDYYHQGMYNPQYQQAQYYQQMYGSSSSPYYYGYSMQGSRGTFSAHPQRFQGGPAASYLYYPTTPLPADAAAAASFSSFTPPPPPLLLHPPPPAATRLQFPSPTTDSQIPQQTSGETTEAGTVTTESPNT